In Chthoniobacterales bacterium, a single window of DNA contains:
- a CDS encoding IS5 family transposase, translated as MKPKVNPTAQSSFLLPELRDQLDGRQKLYRLAEAFDWSKFEEAFGGLYSEEGRPALPIRRMVGLLLLKHLYDLSDERVVEFWSLSPYAQFFCGERELQWGAPCEASELVHFRQRIGAQGAEKILAATIELHGDRGREKEVVADTTTQEKNITFPTDTKLSAKIVRTGVKHAQKRGIRLRQSFVRTVPKLLCAQRGWRTKGGAARARKAARRLKTIAGQVVRQLDKALPADCQERRWLEVAQRVLRQKRHDSDKVYSLHEPQVYCLSKGKEHKKYEFGAKASVVMGKNRGVILGAYSLPKNDYDGHTLDPALAQVERLAGYRPSVVIADRGYRGKAWCGQTEVITPKPPKASDSLYARRKARGRLRRRAAIEPRIGHLKSDHRLGRNFLKGQQGDAINLLLASAASNLSLWMRQTFSALLSVLRTWWLQTIEPSHNQLARGF; from the coding sequence ATGAAGCCCAAAGTGAACCCCACAGCGCAGAGTTCGTTTTTGTTGCCTGAGTTACGCGATCAACTCGACGGGCGGCAGAAGCTTTACCGGTTGGCCGAAGCCTTTGATTGGTCGAAGTTCGAAGAAGCCTTTGGTGGTCTTTACAGCGAAGAAGGTCGTCCGGCCTTGCCGATCCGGCGGATGGTGGGGCTGTTGCTGCTCAAGCATCTGTATGATTTGAGCGACGAGCGGGTGGTAGAGTTCTGGAGTTTAAGTCCGTATGCGCAGTTTTTCTGCGGAGAGCGCGAGCTGCAGTGGGGAGCGCCGTGCGAGGCCAGCGAGTTGGTGCATTTCCGCCAGCGCATCGGCGCGCAGGGGGCCGAGAAGATCTTGGCGGCGACCATCGAGTTGCACGGGGACCGTGGGCGGGAGAAGGAAGTGGTGGCCGACACGACCACGCAGGAGAAGAACATCACCTTTCCGACCGACACGAAGCTTTCGGCCAAGATCGTGCGAACCGGGGTCAAGCACGCACAGAAGCGCGGGATCCGATTGCGGCAGAGTTTTGTGCGCACGGTGCCGAAGCTGCTCTGCGCGCAACGCGGCTGGCGCACCAAGGGCGGGGCGGCGCGGGCGCGCAAGGCGGCACGGCGCTTGAAGACCATTGCCGGACAAGTGGTGCGGCAACTGGACAAGGCGTTGCCGGCCGACTGCCAGGAGCGGCGTTGGTTGGAAGTGGCCCAGCGCGTCTTGCGGCAAAAGAGACACGATAGTGACAAGGTCTACTCGCTGCATGAACCGCAGGTTTACTGCCTGTCCAAGGGCAAAGAGCACAAGAAGTATGAGTTCGGGGCCAAGGCCTCGGTGGTCATGGGCAAAAACCGCGGCGTGATCCTCGGCGCCTACAGCTTGCCGAAAAACGACTACGACGGGCACACGTTGGATCCGGCCTTGGCCCAAGTGGAACGCCTGGCCGGTTATCGTCCCTCGGTGGTCATTGCCGATCGCGGCTACCGCGGCAAAGCCTGGTGTGGCCAGACCGAGGTGATCACGCCCAAGCCCCCGAAAGCCTCCGACTCCCTCTACGCACGGCGCAAAGCCAGAGGGCGGTTGCGTCGCCGCGCCGCGATCGAACCGCGCATCGGCCATCTCAAAAGCGATCACCGCCTCGGCCGCAACTTCCTCAAGGGCCAGCAGGGCGATGCGATCAACCTGCTCCTGGCCAGCGCCGCCTCCAACTTGAGCCTGTGGATGCGCCAAACCTTTTCGGCGCTGCTCTCAGTTCTGCGGACTTGGTGGCTTCAGACCATCGAACCCTCTCACAACCAACTGGCGAGGGGTTTTTAA